DNA from Onychomys torridus chromosome 1, mOncTor1.1, whole genome shotgun sequence:
CGCATACCTACAACCTGTAGGTCCCCTGACTTACCTGCCCCACTGGGGCCTGACACTGTACCTAGCTGGTTGGGAGGACCAGAGCCTGTCTCAGGGAATTGCCCCGGAagtggtgcagggaggagggggaggtacAGGGGAGAGGGGCTGACCTCAGGTGTCACCAGCACTTTGGACCAAGTCCTGTTACTGTGGCCCCTGCCCCCAAGGCCTAGTTCCTGGACCCCCTTCCCTGGAGGTTATCAGAGCCGGGGCCCTCTGGGTGcctttctcctgccccagccAAGGTTGGGGCCTTGGCCTGGGGAGCCAatgaagccaaataaactcataAGCTGTCTCCCCAAATGCAGTCTGTCACCTTTCTTGGAGGTAACCCAGTGTCCTTGTCCTCATGCCCCTGAAGCAATGAGCAGATAAACAGCCCAAGACAAGTCTAGAATGCCTGTGCCACACTTCTCTCCTAGGGTCcatgtctgtctccccagcactacAAATACCCATCTCCTCCACCTTCTGACCATTGCCAGGCTTTGTCCACTCCACATTCCACTTGAGCATTTCTGCCATTCAAGTGAAGCTTTGCCCTGCTGCTCCCTGCTGCTGGGTGGTCCCTGCCAGTGGGGACCCAGCTACAATACCATCATCTCTAGCAATCCTTCCCAAGCCATGCCATCCCCACACTAGGTAGATCTTATGCCCATAGCCTCTGGGAAACATCTTGAGGGATTGCTCTGGATTTGTCTCTAGGCCATGGATGTGCCCACCAGGTATGGCAGTGACCCACCCTGGCATTCTTGACACTGCTTGGAGCTTCTGCCTCACCTCCCACCCACTGCCTGAGGCCAGGGTCCCTCCATGGTTTATGAGTGAACCCACTGACACATGGCAGCCAATCCTGGTCTGTAGTCCAGCCAGGCAGAGAGGCACGAGGTCCCCAACAAAAGCTGGGATAGGAAGTTTGGCACCTGTCCAGAGCGCTCTTACCCCATTTTCTCCACAACTACTTCCAACTAATCCCACAATTCTTTCCCACCCTCTGCCTAGACCAACACTGTTCCACCCAGAGTGCCATAGAATTCTCTAGAGATTTCCCTGGGTCCACTGTCCCAGAAAGCCTGTGTCCTCAGACCCTTCCTCTTGATTACTATGACTGActtatgtaattttaatttttttaattttatttattttgagacagttttactCTGTAGTCCTaactgacttggaactcactatgtagatcaggttggcctcgaactcacagaaatccacccttctgcctcccaagtgcagggattgaaggtatgtgccatcacacttggccctatatacttttttaaacatatagagatggttgttttgcctgcatgtatgtctccaCCACAAGTGTGCCTGAAACTGGAGGAAGCAAGAAGgctcagatctcctggaactggggttataggcagttgtgagctgccatgacgTGCCAGCAATCAATCCCAGGccgctggaagagcagcaagcgctctttACAGCGGAACCATCTTTTCAATGCCACAACTGGctcttgttctgttctgtttctctagacagggtttctctgtgtagctctggctgttctggatctcactctgtagaccatggtgGTCTCAAACTtgggcttgcctctgccttccaagggctgtgATCAAAGGTGTGCGTTACCACAGCCCGGCTCGTAACTGGCTTCTTATTCTCTGGTTGAAATATTGCTCCCTCCAAAGAGTTTTCCTGAGAAGCTTGCCCTCCCTGGTGCTTTCTCAGCAGATTTCTTGTATGAGCCCCAGGAGGGGAGAAACCTGTGTCTGCCCTCTTCTCTGGGGCCTGAATGAGTGAACTGGAGCAGATACATGGCTGAGGAACTGTGGCTGTGAGTAGGTGTGAGGTCCTCTCCAGGCAGCATTTGCTCACCCGCTCTTCCACCACAGtgccttcctccacctccccccagTGCCTGGCTGCCATGTCTGGCCCCAGAAACTGGGAGGCTCCATCTCACCTCCCTCTATTCACACCCCAGTCATCTCAGCCACCTACCCACGCACCACCTCCTCCCAGCCACACCCGCCCTTTGCAACCCCTCCCTGGTGGCTCTGGTGACTTTAGCCAGCTCCCTCACCACCCCAGACTCAGTTGCATGCCATGGGGAGTCTGAAACCCTGGGCCAGATACCTGCTCCTGGTTGTGGCCCACCTGCTGGCCCTGAGCCTTGGGGCTGCGGTGCTTCAGGCCTTGGAGGGGCCTCCagcactccagctccaggcccagctccaggctGAGCTGTCTACCTTCCAGGCAGAGCACAGGGCCTGCTTGCCACCCGAGGCACTGGAGGAGCTGCTAGGTGCGGTCCTGAGAGCACAGGCCCATGGAGTTTCCAGCAACGGCTCAGAGGCAAGCAACTGGGATCTGCCCTCAGCTCTGCTCTTCACTGCCAGCATCCTCACTACCACCGGtaggccaccaccaccaggcgaCCTAGGAGGAGGACCTGAGGGCCCTAGAGTGCCGCCCTTCCCCCCGTCCCAAAGCTCCAGACAAAGCCAAGGCTCTATCAGGCCTGGCATCACAACTGGGGCTCCCCTACACAACACACCCCAACTGGTGCCTCCACTTAAGCTGCCAGGAGGGGAGTggcctccccagccccacccctatGCCCTCTGAATCCAGGAGAGAAGCCCAGATCACATAGGCCTGAAGCCAGGCAAAGAATACGACAGGGTGGGAGATATTCTTGATGGAGAGATGCTGTAGGGAACACAGCTTAGCCACCCTCGGAagagggtgaggagaggaagTACTGATGTGCTCTGAGCCCAGGGCTGATGAAATTCCTGGCTAGGAGAACAGCATGTGCTCAGCCAGGCACAGGGAAATGGAAGTCCTAGGGatcggtttggtttggttgtcctgCAAATGGTCTCCATACTTTTTAAAGTGAGATGTGTATTTCTAACTTCTTTTCCAATTGGCTGGAGCAGAATGGGCCCTGCCTCTAGATCACACGCCCTCTGGCCCACCCGGTCCTCACTGCTCTCTTACCTCACCTCTGATTCCTATGAGCTCTGGAGTTTACAACCTGTGAACCCTGTTGATCCTGTTCTCCCAGCATGCCCCGCTCTCCCACCTCTCCTTTACTGctgctgtctctctgcctctgacttTTCAGAACTTCTTGTTTTCTTGCTTGCGTCTCCCACTGTAAACCAGGGTCAGGCAGATTTGGATTCAATGGGGCACAAGatacagcacacagaaagatggCTACACACGTGGGTAATGACATCAGACGGCACCTCACAGGGTGTAGATTTGGAAATAGTGGTTAAGAACAGAACAGCTAAGCCTCAGGATGGCGGTGTCAGGCTAAGAGTACATCAGTTGTAGAGCCTAGAATGCATGAGGCTCTAGGTTCCATCTGAAGTacagagaatgggagagaggaagggcctttcaaagacagaacagcagttCTAAGTTGTTCCAGCTGCAAAAGGCCTAGACGAATGTCTTCAGGATTAATTTCCCAGAAAAGACAACAGGGACCTGCCCACCATCCATCCAGTCAAAGAGAATCCCAGCCTGAAGCGTTCATGACATTTGGCTACCAGAAGGCAGACTTCTGTGGGAGCAGATGGAGAAAAATGTGACCCCAATAGGCATCCCACTCAAAAGCTGGCTGCCCAACGTTTTCTCTTTTTCAGGTTATGGCCACATGGCCCCACTCTCGGCAGGTGGAAAGGCCTTCTGTGTGGTCTATGCAGCCCTTGGGTTACCAGCCTCCCTAGCACTTGTGGCTGCCCTTCGccactgcctgctgcctgtgttCAATTGCCCAGGCGCCTGGGCAGCTGTTCACTGGCGGCTGGCACCAGCGCGGGCTGCCCTGCTCCAGGCAGCAGGACTGGGCCTCCTGGtggcctgtgtgtttgtgtttctgccAGCGCTGGTGCTGTGGGGGACACAGGGGGACTGCAGCCTGTTGGAAGCCGTCTACTTCTGTTTCGGCTCACTCAGCACTATCGGCCTAGGGGACTTGCTGCCTGGCCACGGACGTGGACTGCATCCAGCCATTTACCATCTTGGACAGTTTGCACTTCTGGGTGAGTCCAGAAAAGAGGAGGGTAGAGGAGCCTGAACCACATACAACTCAGGGAGAGATCCTACCCTGGGGCACAAAGTGGGTGTTGTAGTCCAAAGAACTCCAGAGGCCACGTTGGAGTTGCAATAGTACCAGGGTGGATCATCACTCTGGGAAGTGGGTGGGGAGCACTGTGAGCACCCTAAGAGCTGCCCTAACTAGCTCTTCTCCCCAGGCTATTTGCTCCTGGGGCTCCTGGCCATGCTGTTAGTGGTAGAGACCTTCTCGGAGCTGCCACAGGTCCGCGCCATGGCAACATTCTTTGGGCCCACTGGCTCTAGAACAGAAGAAGACCAAGATGGCATCCTAGGCCAAGATGAGCTGGCTCTGAGCACCATGCCTCCTGACCCGCCAGCATTGGAGCAAACcattccagcatccacatcagaacAGACCCCAGCTTGCTAACACAAATCGGGGACAGGGCTCCAGCTCTTTACGTCAGAGGACCTTGAGCGGGAGGCCCTGAGGAGTGCTGGGGAGCACAGCAGGAAGGGGTTATGGGTACCAGGATGTCAGGGGACAAtgttaacttaaaaaattaaatgggcTGCTTAGTGTGCACCAGGAGGTTCTGGACTCAATCTTCCCACTCTGGAAAAGAACTCAAATGTGTGAGTACATGTACATCAACCCCCAAAAAAAAtctgctgtgggggtggggggggtttgCACTCACATGTGGAGGCATGGAGCATgtctggaggtcaaaggacacgTCTGTGGATTTGCTTCACCCGTTTGCCTTTAGgtggttccagagattgaactcagattctcaagcTTGCCCAACAGACGGTTTTACCCACTGGGCTATCTGAATGACCCATTTCAACTTTTTTCTTTAGAacaatgtaacccaggctggccttgaatccacagagatctatctccccaatgctaggattaaaaatatgtgcctcatacttacctggcaggggagataccatgattTACGAAGGTGGTTTTCCTAGGGCAaggcttatccattgcactccAGATGTGCTGACCCCTGTGATTTCCCCCAATGCAGGAAACTCGACTGCATcatttgtggtagtgggggactgcgTTCGCACTCTccctttataataataataataataataataataataataataataataataaaatgtgcctcgcctttaatcccagcactcaagaacagaggcaggtagatctctgagttcgagcccagcctggtctacaaagtgaattccaggacagccaggacagttacaaagaaacactatctcaaaacaacaacaacaacaacaacaacaacaaaaagccaagaCCCACATAGtcaaagctggtcttgaactcctgttcTTTTCACTACCCCATCACCCCAAATTCTGGATTTACAGGGGTataccaccaccatgcctgtggTTTCAGATTTTCTTTCAGAATGAGTTTTCCCCCTGCCCTCCTCGTTGGAAGGCCCCTGTGTCTGTGAACCCCTCTGAGCTCAGCTGGCCGGGGCTAGAATCAGAGACAGCTTTCTTAGCCTGAGTCCCGCCCTCTTCCTTCTATTGAAGTCCTACTGAGAAAGGGCAGGCTTTGGTTTGTCCCAGTCCAACTTTATTGCTCCAGACacaaaaggaaaggaggatgTAGGTGGCAGTCTCTGTGCCATCGCTTGGTAGACACAGGGGAAGAGTTCTGTGCAGCGCCCCTGGAATCCTGGCCACCgccaaaacattcacacacactcggATAAATAAATACTGCCTGGCAGGCTCAACTGCTCCAGTCCTAGGGTCTGGTCCGCCCTGTTTCTGCCCGCTGAAGGAGCATGGGGCAGGGGCCTGTCCTCCGCTGTGCAGGCTTGGGGACTGGCGAGGACGGGTCCATGACCAGAGAAAAGAAGGGCGAGAGCCAGGCAGGAGGCTCAGCTCAACAAGCAGCGATCCCGTCTGCTCAGCTGCCGGCTCACCTTGCGACGTCTCTGCTCTAGGCCGCGTTCCAGGCGCTCATCTTCCTCAAGAGCACTGGGGACAAGGGGTTCGAGTCAGTCTCAAAGTTGGCCCTACTTGCAAGCCCTGAGATTCCAGACATGGCATCCCAGGAGTGCGCCCCGAGGCCTCTCCAGTTCCCGGACGCGTCCAGGTCCCCGACTCACATCCGCTCCTTCTGATCCAGGTCGCGGACCAGCTCATCCCTCTGGTTCACTAGCGACAGGAGCTCCTCCAGCAGGAGCTGCTCTCGGTGCTGGTGCGCGGCAGTTTTCTGCCACTCTAAGAGACCAGGAGCCCGAGTCAGGGGGGCGCCCACCTTGACCCTGTTCTACCTCCAGCCCCTACTGTCCCGTTTCCCACCTTCAATGGCCAGCATGGCCCGCAGCTCCCGGCTCAGCAGTTCAAACCTCCGCTCCAAGTCCTGCTCCTCGATGCTGATGGGGAGGGGCCAAGTCAGACAGTGGGGTGGGGATGCCCAGGGCTGTGGCCACTTCATCTCTATCGGTTCCCACAGAGGGCTGGGAGAACCCCAGGGCTCTGTTCCAGTGCCATTCAGAGATACCAGTTGTTCCAGCTGCCCCTCAGTTACACTCTAGATGTTTGTCGCTCCTTCCCCACATCCCACTTTTATACAAGAGATACCCCAAAAGGCTATTTGGATGAAAAAGTAAGCCAACATTGTtctggagaagcagagctgcCTCTGGCAGACAGGATGGTAAGGGCAACGATGGGAAAGCAGCTTGCCACCCCACTTCAGAACCTGCTCAGATTTCTCTGAGCCTGCTTTTCTTGCTGTACAGCTAGAGTTGGGTTGGAGGGCCTGTCTTCTCACGAAAGAGTAAAGGGGTGTGTGCTTTTATACAGTAAGTTAGATAAGGCAAAATATTATAAGATTGCTGAGCAAAATCTTTCCCAAAAGATCgttgcagagagaagaaagacaccACTAACCCTAAGCAAAGCTAAGATTCATTCTGTCTACAGGCATCCTGAGCCagctggtgggtgggaggggcCAGCGGAGGCTCAGAGGGCCTAAGGAGGCagactcacagcagctgcagctggtCCTGTCTCCGGATGAGCGCATTCTTCTTGTTGACCAGGGTGAACCACTCCTCGATCAGTACCTCCTCCTGCAGCCTGTTGGCACCTGAATTAGGCCAGGACAGTCACCAGAGCTGCCCCCTGTCAGGCAGAGTGACTGAGGGTCGGGGAGAGGGCTTCTTGTTTCCCAGTGGCCTCTCAGAAACCTGAGTTACAATGCCTCCAACAGGCTTCTTCCAGCCACCAAAGAGATTCTAGCTGTGCCTCCTCTCAAGGTCAGAAGtgctgcagagctgggcagaCCTAGGGAGGCTGTTGAGGAGTGGACCCCAAAATGTCTGTCCCACCTGATTCCATGAGGCTCCTCAGCTGTTTCTCCACCTCAGCAGCCCGcccatctatctgcctctgctcctgttccAGGGCCTGGAGCTCTGCGCACACGTACTGACTCGTGTCCTGGAACCGTTGCTGGGAGTGGAAGGGGAAGACAGGACAGTGAACTCATCACAGGCCCTGCTCAGAAAATATCACAGCAGCTCCACCCACCTGGCCCTCCTTACCAGGCCAGCGTCTTCCCCTGGACTGGGTGACTCCTCTGAAGGAGGGTTCCCACCTGCAGACAGAAACCAGGCTAGGTTCTTCCAGCTAGCAGAAGACCCCAGGAATCCCCAGAAAGATTTGTGATTACCCAGAGCTAAGCTGGGTCACCACCCCCATCTCACAAACCACTCACCAGACGGCTGCTGCGGGGCTGCGGCTGTGCGCGGGCCTGAGTCAAGGCTGGTGTCAGGATTTGCGCCTTCCTGTGGAAATAGTCTGCTGAGAGCTGGAATGGATTTCCAGCAGTCCCGATCAGTGCAGATAACCACAGCCTCTCACACAGGTTCAGACACAGCTACTCCAGCCTTCTCCAGTCCCACAAGCACCTCCTCAGGGAACAGCCACGCCTTCAGTCCCATCTGTGGGCCCAGGCCCACCCACCCAACGCTCCTTCAGAGGCTTTGAGTTGCTAACTATTTTAGGGTAAGTCAGTGGTAAGAGGTTGGGTAAGACCCAGCAGAGGCctgtcttctccctctttcccatTCCTccaaagagccccccccccctcaggtCATCTGGCCAGTGCCCCTGAAGTGACAGTCAGGATCTATCTTctggccagaagggggcaccctGCTACCTGATAGGATCCCATACCTAGAGGCAACAATGCTCTTGACAGAAGAATTTCATCCTGGAAGGGCCAAGTCTGGCCCCACTGTGCCCCATTCCCTGTTACTAGGGCCcaattatttttacaaatattttagatttgtttattttatgtgtttgagtgtttttcctgcatgtatgtatgggcaGCATATGGGTGCCCAGTatttgcagaggtcagaagagggtgtcagatggcctgaagatcccttggaactggagttatgaaccactatgtgggtgctgagaaccaaacccaggtcctctgtaagagtgtGCTCTTAACCCCCCTAAGCCTACTGCCCAGCCCCTGAGGCCTAACTTTGAACTCATTTGACAGCCTGGCTCCTTTGTCAATACCGCTAGCCCCTCTTTTGGGTCAGAGGTGTGGAACCTCACCACAGCTAatcctggaagccagaagacgatgtcagatcctctgacaCTGGAGTTATAGCCGCCggctatgggtgctgggaaccaaactcaggtcctttgtaagaacaattcatgctcttaacCCCAGCCAACTCTCCAAGAGACTGACCCTTTAGATAGGCCCAGGGTCCAGCACACGAGGTCCACAACTAAAGGTAATAACTGACATCTCCTCCCGGACCTCATGGGGCAGCAGCTAGTCTTACTCTGCAGACAAGGGAACAGAGGCCAGAGATAAAGTTTGCCAACGGCCCAGAGATGTCTAACTCAAAACTTGTTCCCAAGCCCAGACACCCTGCCACACTGGGCTtggttgtgtctttgtgtgtaaaATGGGGATAGATCCCAGGCCTGATGCAGGACTCCAGATAGGCATCCGGGGGACCATTCAGCTCCTATTTTGACACCATACAGTGGTG
Protein-coding regions in this window:
- the Kcnk7 gene encoding potassium channel subfamily K member 7, whose product is MGSLKPWARYLLLVVAHLLALSLGAAVLQALEGPPALQLQAQLQAELSTFQAEHRACLPPEALEELLGAVLRAQAHGVSSNGSEASNWDLPSALLFTASILTTTGYGHMAPLSAGGKAFCVVYAALGLPASLALVAALRHCLLPVFNCPGAWAAVHWRLAPARAALLQAAGLGLLVACVFVFLPALVLWGTQGDCSLLEAVYFCFGSLSTIGLGDLLPGHGRGLHPAIYHLGQFALLGYLLLGLLAMLLVVETFSELPQVRAMATFFGPTGSRTEEDQDGILGQDELALSTMPPDPPALEQTIPASTSEQTPAC